TACGGGATCGATCACCACATGACGGGGTGCATTTCCTACGCCCTGGATGTACTCCACTGAAAAATCGTTTAGGGATACTTTTGCTAAATCTTGAGATCCCATGATGGCCACATAGACCACCTGAGAGGATGGATCTACGACGATGCCGCGTGGATAGGCCCCTAACGGAATCCGCTGAATTTCGCGATCGCTAGCCGTTTCGATCACGCTCAAGTCATAACTACACCAATTGCTGACGAGGACGTAGCGATCGTCGGGGGATGCGGCAAGAAATTTGGGAACGGCTCCTACTTGGATAACTTTCTCAATGGCGAAGGTATCGGTGTTGATGCGGTACACGTAACTGTGGTCATAGTTATTGCTGGGGCTGCATACGTCATCTCCTGGCCGATTAAACCCTACCCCATACATTTGGTAGTTGCTCACCCAAGCCCATTTCCCATCATGGGAAAAGGTGGCTTCGACGGGTGCGCCGCGATAGCTGCCTTGATAGTTGCTGTAGCCATAGTCGGCTAGATTGACTTGATCGTCTAGGGTGCGGATGAGTTGATATTCGGTGTTGTAGATGCCGATGGTATGGCTATACATCATATTTTGGGCGAAGAATAGACCGTTGCCTGAGTACACTACTGATTTAGGCGAAAGTCCTCCGGTAATGGTCTTTTTTAGGGAGACCCCTTCTCTGGTTTGCCGTAGGTTGGCTTCGGCATAGGCGAGATATGTCGTGTATTCTTCAATTTTGGTTTGGGCTTCAACGTAGCGCTCTTCTTCGGGAGTAATCGATTTGAGGTGGGCGATCGCCTGTTTCCACTGATCGATGACCTGTCGCCAATCTTGAGCTGAGTTTGCCGTTTGGACGTTGGTGGCTGCGGTCATTGCATCGTTGACGGCTAATCGAAACTGATCTTCGGGAATGATGGACTGTTCATCTCCACCTGGAATTTTGGTTAGGGCGTAGGTGAAGTTCCGCTCGTATTCGGGAATTTTTTGTTGGGCTTGGGCATAGTGGGGATCGTTTTCTCCGATTACTGCTAATAAATCCAGGGACTGTTTCCACTGATAGGCAACTTTTTTCCAATCTTCGACGGTGTGGGTTTGAGACAATAGTTGATCTGCCTGGTTTGCATGGTTGATTGCATTGATCCAAAGGGGAGGATTTTCGGCATTGGCTTGGGCGTAGCTCAGGTTGGTGCGATACTGTTCTAGCTTGACTTGGGCTGATTCGTAGTTGGGGTTGTTTTTGGGAACTCGCTCTAAACTGGCGATCGCCCCTTGCCAGTGATCGGCAACGATTTGCCATTCCTCGCTAAATCGTG
This genomic window from Synechococcales cyanobacterium T60_A2020_003 contains:
- a CDS encoding YncE family protein; the protein is MTAATNVQTANSAQDWRQVIDQWKQAIAHLKSITPEEERYVEAQTKIEEYTTYLAYAEANLRQTREGVSLKKTITGGLSPKSVVYSGNGLFFAQNMMYSHTIGIYNTEYQLIRTLDDQVNLADYGYSNYQGSYRGAPVEATFSHDGKWAWVSNYQMYGVGFNRPGDDVCSPSNNYDHSYVYRINTDTFAIEKVIQVGAVPKFLAASPDDRYVLVSNWCSYDLSVIETASDREIQRIPLGAYPRGIVVDPSSQVVYVAIMGSQDLAKVSLNDFSVEYIQGVGNAPRHVVIDPVEGRYLYVTLNGDSQVGRCCMKEGLRAGEAW